A genome region from Mycolicibacterium litorale includes the following:
- a CDS encoding SRPBCC family protein: MTVTRDIAASRQRVWDVIADGWTYSQWVVGNSRMRAVDPKWPAPGSTIHHSIGVWPVLLNDETVVEESTPPERLVIHAKGRPFGGARIILQLSDIPNGCRIQMQEFPISGIGKLMPERLSDAAVWPRNNETLRRLAFLAERRDDSDVRGADGS; encoded by the coding sequence GTGACTGTGACCCGAGATATCGCCGCCTCACGCCAACGCGTGTGGGATGTGATCGCCGACGGCTGGACGTACTCGCAGTGGGTGGTGGGCAACAGCCGGATGCGGGCCGTGGACCCGAAATGGCCTGCACCCGGCTCCACCATCCACCACTCGATCGGCGTCTGGCCGGTGCTGCTCAACGACGAAACCGTCGTCGAAGAGTCCACCCCGCCGGAGCGCCTGGTGATACACGCCAAGGGCAGGCCGTTCGGCGGCGCGCGAATCATTCTGCAGCTGAGCGACATTCCCAACGGATGCCGAATCCAGATGCAGGAGTTCCCGATCAGCGGCATCGGCAAGCTCATGCCCGAGCGGCTCTCCGACGCGGCGGTATGGCCACGCAACAACGAGACGCTGCGGCGGCTCGCCTTCCTCGCAGAGCGTCGAGACGACAGTGACGTCCGTGGCGCCGATGGCAGCTAG
- a CDS encoding phytoene desaturase family protein produces MAASADAVVIGAGHNGLVAAALMADAGWDVVVLEAQPEPGGAVRSAERIPGYTSDLYSAFYPLSVASPVLSGLHLEDHGLQWTHAPAVVGHPRSAADDDAPVIYRDIARTAEELARHHPADGDNWLRLFDLWQQVKDPLLTSLFSPFPPVRGAAGLLRKLGTAEALRLVHRLVLPAGEMARQLFAGDAARLLLLGNALHADVPVDAPGSGVMGFMLIMMAQDGGWPVPVGGAGQLTAALVNRARSAGAEIHCGQPVTEIQVSGGRAVGVRTAEGRTIAARRAVVADVSAPALYRQLLPTSAVPPRVLDDLEHFTWDTPVLKINYALDAPIPWRSKNLNEVGTVHLGADVDGLVRWMADLNTRTVPDHPFMLFGQMTTADPTRSPEGTESAWAYTHLPRDVTDDESADRLSEAVDRVLEEHAPGFTDQVVGKFIQRPSELTASDANLVGGAVNGGTAQLQQQLIFRPTPGFGRAETPIEGLFLGSAGAHPGGGVHGVCGRNAARAALASDGLTGWPRRRINQLVMSLFVR; encoded by the coding sequence ATGGCAGCTAGCGCCGACGCGGTCGTCATCGGCGCCGGCCACAACGGCCTGGTCGCCGCCGCGCTGATGGCCGACGCCGGATGGGACGTCGTGGTGCTCGAGGCACAGCCCGAGCCCGGCGGCGCCGTCCGCAGCGCCGAGCGCATCCCCGGGTACACCAGCGACCTGTACAGCGCGTTCTATCCGCTGTCGGTGGCGTCCCCGGTGCTGTCCGGTCTGCATCTGGAGGACCACGGGCTGCAGTGGACGCACGCCCCGGCGGTGGTGGGCCATCCACGGTCGGCCGCCGACGACGACGCGCCGGTGATCTACCGCGACATCGCCCGCACCGCCGAGGAACTCGCCCGCCACCATCCCGCCGACGGCGACAACTGGCTGCGTCTGTTCGACCTGTGGCAGCAGGTCAAGGACCCGCTGCTGACCAGCCTCTTCTCACCCTTCCCGCCGGTTCGCGGTGCGGCCGGGCTGCTGCGAAAACTCGGCACCGCCGAGGCGCTCCGGCTCGTGCACCGGCTGGTGCTGCCCGCCGGGGAGATGGCCAGACAACTCTTCGCCGGGGACGCCGCCCGGCTGCTGCTCCTCGGCAACGCCCTGCACGCCGACGTGCCGGTCGACGCGCCGGGCAGCGGCGTCATGGGCTTCATGCTGATCATGATGGCGCAGGACGGCGGATGGCCCGTTCCGGTCGGCGGCGCAGGACAACTCACCGCGGCCCTGGTCAACCGGGCCCGGTCCGCGGGCGCCGAGATCCACTGCGGCCAGCCGGTCACCGAGATCCAGGTGAGCGGCGGGCGCGCCGTCGGTGTGCGCACCGCCGAGGGCCGCACGATCGCGGCACGCCGCGCCGTGGTGGCCGACGTCTCGGCGCCCGCGCTGTACCGCCAGCTGCTGCCCACCTCGGCCGTCCCGCCCCGCGTGCTCGACGACCTCGAGCACTTCACCTGGGACACCCCGGTCCTCAAGATCAACTACGCACTGGACGCGCCGATCCCGTGGCGTTCGAAGAACCTCAACGAGGTCGGCACGGTGCACCTCGGCGCCGACGTCGACGGACTGGTGCGCTGGATGGCCGACCTCAACACCCGCACGGTTCCGGACCACCCGTTCATGCTGTTCGGCCAGATGACGACCGCGGACCCGACGCGCTCGCCGGAGGGCACCGAAAGTGCCTGGGCATACACGCATCTGCCGCGTGACGTCACCGACGACGAATCGGCCGACCGGCTGTCCGAGGCGGTCGACCGGGTGCTCGAGGAGCATGCGCCGGGCTTCACCGATCAGGTCGTCGGCAAGTTCATCCAGCGCCCCTCCGAGCTGACGGCGTCCGACGCGAACCTGGTCGGCGGGGCGGTCAACGGCGGCACCGCGCAGCTGCAGCAGCAGCTGATCTTCCGGCCGACGCCCGGATTCGGCCGCGCCGAGACCCCGATCGAAGGCCTGTTCCTCGGCAGTGCCGGCGCACACCCGGGCGGCGGCGTGCACGGGGTCTGCGGGCGCAACGCGGCCCGCGCCGCGCTCGCGAGCGACGGGCTGACCGGCTGGCCGCGCCGGCGGATCAACCAGCTGGTGATGTCACTGTTCGTCCGCTGA
- a CDS encoding adenylate/guanylate cyclase domain-containing protein, translating into MPARTRHYAEAVVRRLRVLTIATWIAAIVSAIFGTLQVAIGGAGWWIGVLNLAFAALFLGIPLLYRFGELIAPLTFFVLAYLSVTFICYNVGTNSGLQFYYLVAASLVVLVLGIERIVMSAVIVTLGLVACIAMELTVPDDRGLRPSWMLTAGFVLSAVSATIMVFATVWYALRETDRAERAMEAEYQRSEKLLANILPASVAERLKDPSHTIIADRYDDASILFADIAGYTKRASDTSPTDLVRFLDRLYTDLDKLVDRHGLEKVKTSGDSYMVVSGVPTPRPDHAEALACLALDMAEAVADLEDPLGRAVPLRIGLASGPVVAGVVGARKFFYDVWGDAVNVAARMETTDVEGRIQVPHNVYERIRHSFVLEERGDVDVKGKGVMHTWYLVGRRDDRAVRDAVERPVSGRTVTSPAG; encoded by the coding sequence ATGCCCGCGCGCACCCGCCACTACGCCGAGGCCGTGGTCCGCAGACTGCGCGTGCTGACGATCGCGACGTGGATCGCGGCGATCGTCTCCGCCATCTTCGGAACCCTGCAGGTCGCGATCGGCGGCGCCGGCTGGTGGATCGGCGTGCTCAACCTGGCGTTCGCGGCGCTGTTCCTCGGCATTCCACTGCTCTACCGCTTCGGCGAGTTGATCGCGCCGCTGACGTTCTTCGTCCTCGCCTACCTGTCGGTGACGTTCATCTGCTACAACGTCGGCACCAACTCCGGTCTGCAGTTCTACTACCTCGTGGCCGCGTCGCTGGTGGTGCTCGTGCTGGGCATCGAGCGCATCGTGATGTCCGCGGTGATCGTCACGCTCGGCCTCGTGGCCTGTATCGCCATGGAACTGACGGTGCCCGACGACCGCGGCCTGCGGCCGTCATGGATGCTGACGGCCGGTTTCGTGTTGTCAGCGGTGTCCGCGACGATCATGGTGTTCGCGACGGTCTGGTACGCGCTGCGCGAGACCGACCGCGCCGAACGGGCAATGGAGGCGGAGTACCAGCGCTCGGAGAAGCTGCTGGCCAACATCCTGCCCGCCTCGGTCGCTGAACGCCTCAAGGATCCGTCGCACACGATCATCGCCGACCGGTACGACGATGCGTCGATCCTGTTCGCCGACATCGCCGGCTACACCAAGCGGGCCAGTGACACCTCGCCGACCGACCTCGTCCGATTCCTGGACCGGCTCTACACCGATCTCGACAAGCTCGTCGACCGCCACGGCCTGGAGAAGGTCAAGACCAGCGGCGACAGCTACATGGTGGTCAGCGGAGTGCCCACACCGAGGCCGGACCACGCCGAAGCGCTGGCGTGCCTGGCCCTCGACATGGCCGAGGCGGTCGCCGACCTCGAGGATCCGCTCGGGCGCGCGGTGCCGCTGCGCATCGGTCTGGCCTCGGGACCGGTGGTCGCCGGCGTGGTGGGTGCGCGCAAGTTCTTCTACGACGTGTGGGGCGACGCCGTCAACGTGGCCGCCCGCATGGAAACCACCGACGTCGAAGGACGAATCCAGGTGCCGCACAACGTGTATGAGCGCATCCGGCACTCGTTCGTGCTCGAGGAGCGCGGCGACGTCGACGTCAAGGGCAAGGGCGTGATGCACACCTGGTACCTCGTCGGCCGCCGCGACGACCGAGCGGTCCGCGACGCGGTCGAACGCCCCGTCAGCGGACGAACAGTGACATCACCAGCTGGTTGA
- a CDS encoding helix-turn-helix domain-containing protein, which produces MPTVAELVTDPDLGLVLVAGAQHADREVDAAAVSELAHPGSWLQGGELLLTIGLLLPDTVDGCRAYLNELDAAGVRAVGLGLGAELPHQDAPARLVTAADEIGMPLLTVPDPVPFIAVTKAVFAARARVERQELEWALQTQRALTAAAVTPGGLQGILTAHRDATGRTGVVVDLLGRALAESGTGAASLVATLEPMMASVRDQGLSAAAVDIRGGRRREIHALGARRLRGWLVIDGPADSPAAQQVSGDLVSLLTLELERRLGMNTAQRRGRAQVLDRLSRGIVDDNVAARWLMSIGLSDADVRAAAIDAPDDADDLAADLLLTLPDALVRAAGEVVEVAVPLDTDLAGALRSLAAARPTGIGMAVRPGALAVSLRQARSVLSVSRRQGRHVRADDVASSRVLLGTADTESLRGYSDAVLGPLDAADRAEELVRTVSGFLEHNGHWAATAAALRVHRHTVRNRIDAVERLTGRRMDDASDRFELWLALRAREAARMSAE; this is translated from the coding sequence ATGCCGACGGTGGCCGAACTCGTGACGGACCCCGACCTCGGGCTGGTGCTCGTGGCCGGCGCGCAGCATGCCGACCGCGAGGTGGACGCCGCGGCGGTCTCGGAGCTCGCACACCCGGGGTCATGGCTGCAGGGTGGCGAACTCCTCCTTACGATCGGCTTGCTGCTGCCCGACACCGTCGACGGCTGCCGCGCGTACCTGAACGAACTCGACGCGGCGGGCGTGCGGGCGGTGGGCCTCGGGCTGGGGGCCGAGCTGCCGCACCAGGACGCCCCGGCGCGGCTCGTCACCGCCGCCGACGAGATCGGCATGCCGCTGCTGACCGTGCCGGATCCGGTGCCGTTCATCGCGGTGACCAAGGCGGTGTTCGCCGCACGCGCCCGCGTCGAGCGCCAGGAACTCGAATGGGCGCTGCAGACCCAGCGCGCCTTGACCGCGGCCGCGGTGACGCCGGGCGGTCTGCAGGGAATCCTGACCGCGCACCGCGACGCCACCGGCCGCACCGGTGTGGTCGTCGATCTGCTGGGCCGGGCGCTGGCCGAATCCGGCACGGGCGCAGCATCATTGGTGGCGACGCTCGAACCGATGATGGCATCGGTTCGGGATCAGGGGTTATCCGCCGCCGCGGTGGACATCCGCGGCGGCAGGCGCAGGGAGATCCATGCCCTCGGCGCGCGACGGCTGCGCGGGTGGCTGGTGATCGACGGTCCTGCGGATTCGCCCGCCGCACAGCAGGTGTCGGGCGACCTCGTGTCGCTGCTGACACTGGAGCTCGAACGCCGCCTCGGGATGAACACCGCCCAGCGCCGCGGGCGCGCGCAGGTGCTCGACCGGCTGTCTCGAGGCATCGTCGACGACAATGTGGCCGCGCGGTGGCTGATGTCGATCGGCCTGTCCGACGCCGATGTCCGCGCCGCCGCGATCGATGCCCCGGACGACGCCGACGACCTCGCGGCCGACCTGCTCCTCACCCTGCCCGATGCGCTCGTGCGCGCGGCCGGTGAGGTGGTCGAGGTGGCCGTGCCGCTCGACACCGACCTGGCCGGGGCGCTGCGATCACTGGCGGCCGCCCGGCCCACCGGCATCGGGATGGCGGTGCGTCCCGGGGCGCTGGCCGTCTCGCTGCGGCAGGCGCGCTCGGTGCTGTCGGTCAGCCGGCGGCAGGGCAGGCACGTGCGCGCCGACGACGTCGCGAGCAGCCGCGTCCTTTTGGGCACCGCGGACACCGAATCGCTGCGCGGATACTCCGACGCGGTGCTCGGACCACTCGATGCCGCCGACCGCGCGGAGGAACTCGTGCGCACCGTATCCGGATTCCTCGAACACAACGGCCACTGGGCGGCGACCGCGGCGGCGCTGCGGGTGCACCGGCACACCGTGCGCAACCGGATCGATGCGGTCGAACGCCTCACCGGCCGCCGCATGGACGACGCGTCGGACCGCTTCGAGCTGTGGCTGGCGCTGCGCGCCCGCGAGGCCGCGCGAATGTCGGCCGAGTGA
- the speB gene encoding agmatinase, which produces MTTPIGPVDATKVPRYAGPATFARLPRIDEVTRTDVAVVGIPFDSGVSYRPGARFGPGHIRASSKLLRPYHPPLDVQPFAAQQVADAGDIAVNPFDIAEAITTIERSSDELRDGGTKLVTLGGDHTIALPLLRSLHRDHGPIAVLHFDAHLDTWDTYFGAPFTHGTPFRRASEEGLLDPEHCLHVGIRGPLYAPTDLSDDRVLGFQVIGSDDFQLDGLAAVIERMRARIGEAPVYVSVDIDVLDPAHAPGTGTPEAGGMTSRELLHCLRNLVGVNVVGADIVEVAPAYDHAEITGIAAAHVAYELISVLGRNR; this is translated from the coding sequence ATGACCACTCCCATCGGACCCGTCGACGCCACCAAGGTGCCGCGCTACGCGGGCCCCGCCACGTTCGCCCGCCTGCCCCGCATCGACGAGGTGACCCGCACCGACGTCGCGGTCGTCGGGATCCCGTTCGATTCAGGTGTGTCCTACCGGCCCGGCGCCCGATTCGGTCCGGGTCACATCCGCGCCTCGTCGAAGCTGCTGCGGCCCTATCACCCGCCGCTGGACGTGCAGCCGTTCGCCGCCCAGCAGGTCGCCGACGCCGGGGACATCGCGGTCAACCCGTTCGACATCGCCGAAGCCATCACGACCATCGAGCGCAGCTCCGACGAACTGCGCGACGGCGGAACGAAACTGGTGACCCTGGGCGGCGACCACACCATCGCGCTGCCGCTGCTGCGCTCGCTGCACCGCGACCACGGGCCGATCGCAGTCCTGCATTTCGACGCCCACCTCGACACATGGGACACCTATTTCGGCGCACCGTTCACGCACGGCACGCCGTTCCGGCGGGCCAGCGAGGAAGGGCTGCTCGATCCGGAGCACTGTCTGCACGTCGGTATCCGCGGTCCGCTCTACGCACCGACCGACCTCTCCGACGACCGCGTGCTCGGATTCCAGGTGATCGGCTCCGACGATTTCCAGCTCGACGGGCTTGCCGCGGTGATCGAACGGATGCGGGCCCGCATCGGCGAGGCGCCGGTGTACGTGTCGGTCGACATCGACGTGCTCGATCCGGCGCACGCACCGGGGACCGGGACACCCGAGGCCGGCGGGATGACCAGCCGCGAGCTGCTGCACTGCCTGCGGAACCTGGTCGGGGTCAACGTTGTCGGGGCCGACATCGTCGAGGTGGCACCCGCCTACGACCACGCCGAGATCACCGGGATCGCCGCCGCCCACGTCGCCTACGAGTTGATCTCGGTGCTGGGACGCAACCGGTGA
- a CDS encoding thiamine pyrophosphate-dependent enzyme: MSHRNGGAAVVESLAAHAVDTVFGIPGTHNLEIYRHLQSQAIRTVTPRHEQGAGYAAEAYARVSGRPGVVVTTSGPGLTNVMTAAATAYAESQPMLVVSPGMPTGTEGRDLGQLHEAKNTSAAMGELLAWSRRVRTPDEAAAAVTAAFAGFAGGRPRPVHIEIPVDVLTQDWSGRPQRAEPVRPPVADPDAVARAAETLAAARYPLIIAGGGAVDAQHDVTALAEALGAPVATTVNGKGVVDEAHALSVGASVRLRALQKAAADSDALLVVGSELGDSDLWEGEIRARTVIRCDVDSAQLDKNSPADVHLLGEAAATVAALLSALPARGRDGVARAAALRTACRDEASRDAGPYAQINAAVRAALPADGMLTGDSSQVTYFGSVHFFDMPAPRRFCYSPGFATLGYGLPAALGAALGRPAHPVAVVLGDGALMFSVQELMTLVELELPVPVVVVDNGGYREIRDQEAARGIAPVGVDLRTPDFAALAVAMGAHGARTSSSAELTDLVARALDADRPTVIHFDIR, translated from the coding sequence GTGAGCCACCGCAACGGCGGCGCCGCGGTGGTCGAATCGCTGGCCGCCCACGCGGTGGACACCGTGTTCGGCATCCCGGGCACCCACAACCTCGAGATCTACCGTCACCTGCAGTCCCAGGCCATCCGCACGGTCACGCCCCGTCACGAGCAGGGCGCCGGTTACGCCGCCGAGGCCTACGCCAGGGTCAGCGGGCGTCCGGGCGTCGTGGTGACCACCAGCGGACCGGGGCTCACCAATGTCATGACCGCTGCCGCCACCGCGTACGCGGAATCGCAGCCGATGCTCGTCGTGTCGCCGGGTATGCCGACCGGCACCGAGGGCCGCGACCTCGGCCAGCTCCACGAAGCGAAGAACACCAGCGCGGCGATGGGGGAGCTGCTCGCCTGGAGCCGACGGGTGCGCACGCCCGACGAGGCCGCCGCGGCGGTCACCGCGGCGTTCGCCGGTTTCGCCGGCGGGCGGCCGCGGCCGGTGCACATCGAGATCCCCGTCGACGTGCTGACGCAGGACTGGTCCGGGCGGCCGCAGCGCGCCGAGCCGGTCCGGCCGCCCGTCGCCGACCCCGACGCCGTGGCACGCGCTGCCGAAACGCTTGCCGCAGCGCGGTATCCGTTGATCATCGCCGGCGGAGGCGCGGTCGACGCGCAGCATGACGTCACCGCACTCGCCGAGGCGCTGGGTGCGCCGGTCGCGACCACCGTCAACGGCAAGGGCGTCGTCGACGAGGCGCATGCGCTGTCGGTGGGCGCCTCGGTGCGGCTGCGGGCGCTGCAGAAAGCCGCCGCGGACAGCGATGCGCTGCTGGTGGTCGGCAGCGAACTCGGCGATTCCGACCTGTGGGAGGGGGAGATCCGTGCGCGCACCGTCATCCGCTGCGACGTCGACTCCGCGCAGCTCGACAAGAACAGCCCGGCCGATGTCCATCTGCTCGGTGAGGCCGCCGCCACCGTCGCGGCGCTGCTGAGCGCGCTGCCGGCCCGTGGCCGCGACGGCGTTGCGCGCGCCGCCGCGCTGCGGACCGCGTGCCGCGACGAAGCGTCACGCGACGCCGGCCCGTACGCGCAGATCAACGCGGCCGTGCGCGCGGCGCTGCCGGCCGACGGGATGCTCACCGGGGACAGCTCCCAGGTGACCTACTTCGGATCGGTGCACTTCTTCGACATGCCTGCACCGCGCCGCTTCTGCTATTCGCCCGGCTTCGCGACGCTCGGATACGGGCTGCCCGCCGCTCTCGGTGCCGCACTGGGCCGGCCGGCGCACCCGGTCGCGGTGGTGCTCGGCGATGGCGCGCTGATGTTCTCGGTACAGGAACTGATGACCCTGGTCGAACTCGAGTTGCCCGTACCTGTCGTGGTGGTCGACAACGGCGGCTACCGCGAGATCCGCGACCAGGAGGCTGCCCGCGGCATCGCCCCCGTCGGCGTCGACCTGCGCACCCCGGATTTCGCCGCCCTGGCCGTGGCCATGGGGGCGCACGGCGCGCGCACCTCCTCGAGCGCCGAACTCACCGACCTGGTCGCCCGCGCACTCGACGCCGACCGCCCCACCGTCATCCATTTCGACATCCGCTAG
- a CDS encoding sodium:solute symporter: protein MDIAIVVVYLIGMIAFGFWGKRRATTQSDFLVAGRRLGPLLYSGTMAAIVLGGASTIGGVGLGYQYGISGMWLVIAIGVGILALSLLFAGRIQRLRVYTVSQMLELRYGQGSSVISGVVMWGYTLMLSVTSTIAYSTIFGALFDIGKVPAILLGGGVVIIYSTLGGMWSITLTDFVQFLIKTIGIFFILLPVALAKTGGWGGLADKLPADATSLTAIGGDTILTYFVIYTFGLLIGQDIWQRVFTARSPGVARWAGAGAGVYCLLYAVAGAVIGMAAKVLLPALESRDDAFAEFVEMQLPPLLAGLVLAAALAAVMSTSSGALIATATVFSQDIVARLRKRDIEGGSEHDHIRSNRLYVAGFGLVMVAIACVLQDVVAALTVAYDILVGGLLVPILGGLVWRRGTNVGAVAAMAVGTLATLVTMFVVGDIYANEPIYVGLGSGLLVYLAGSLLSKPTDSDVLAEWDRRSRGEPALVD, encoded by the coding sequence ATGGACATCGCGATAGTCGTCGTCTACCTCATCGGCATGATCGCCTTCGGCTTCTGGGGGAAGCGCCGCGCCACAACGCAATCCGACTTCCTGGTGGCGGGACGGCGGCTCGGGCCGCTGCTGTATTCGGGGACCATGGCCGCGATCGTGCTCGGCGGCGCGTCCACCATCGGCGGTGTCGGGCTGGGCTACCAGTACGGCATCTCCGGGATGTGGTTGGTGATCGCGATCGGCGTGGGCATCCTCGCGCTGAGCCTGCTGTTCGCGGGCCGGATCCAGCGGCTGCGTGTCTACACCGTCAGCCAGATGCTCGAATTGCGGTACGGGCAGGGATCATCGGTCATCTCGGGCGTCGTCATGTGGGGCTACACGCTGATGCTGTCGGTCACCTCGACCATTGCCTACTCGACGATCTTCGGTGCGCTGTTCGACATCGGCAAGGTACCCGCGATCCTGCTCGGCGGCGGCGTCGTGATCATCTACTCGACGCTGGGCGGCATGTGGTCGATCACGCTGACCGACTTCGTGCAGTTCCTGATCAAGACGATCGGGATCTTCTTCATCCTGCTGCCGGTGGCCCTGGCGAAGACCGGCGGCTGGGGCGGTCTGGCCGACAAGTTGCCGGCGGACGCGACGTCGCTGACCGCCATCGGCGGCGACACGATCCTCACCTACTTCGTCATCTACACGTTCGGTCTGCTGATCGGCCAGGACATCTGGCAGCGGGTCTTCACCGCGCGCAGCCCGGGCGTGGCGCGGTGGGCGGGCGCCGGGGCCGGCGTGTACTGCCTGCTGTACGCCGTCGCCGGGGCGGTGATCGGCATGGCCGCCAAGGTGCTGCTGCCCGCGCTGGAGTCGCGAGACGATGCGTTCGCCGAATTCGTGGAGATGCAGTTGCCCCCGCTGCTGGCCGGGTTGGTGCTGGCCGCCGCGCTCGCCGCGGTCATGTCGACCTCCAGTGGCGCACTGATCGCGACGGCGACGGTGTTCAGTCAGGACATCGTGGCCCGCCTGCGCAAGCGGGACATCGAGGGAGGCAGCGAACACGACCACATCCGCAGCAACCGCCTGTACGTGGCGGGCTTCGGTCTGGTCATGGTGGCCATCGCCTGCGTGCTGCAGGACGTGGTCGCGGCGCTGACGGTCGCCTACGACATCCTCGTCGGCGGCCTGCTGGTGCCGATCCTGGGTGGTCTGGTGTGGCGGCGCGGCACCAACGTCGGCGCGGTGGCGGCCATGGCCGTCGGCACCCTGGCGACACTGGTGACGATGTTCGTCGTCGGCGACATCTACGCCAACGAGCCGATCTACGTGGGGCTGGGCTCGGGCCTGCTGGTCTACCTGGCCGGGAGCCTCCTGTCCAAGCCGACCGATTCCGACGTGCTGGCCGAATGGGACCGCCGCAGCAGGGGTGAACCGGCCCTCGTCGACTGA
- a CDS encoding cytochrome P450, which translates to MAPHSNVDHTDLPVIPAPRDPRCPLAPPDQFGKWRKSTGLQRVSWRGEPTWVVSRYQDIRAALVDPRLSADTLPDYLKPSTDNDSAPVIFPRVDDPEHNRLRRMMTRDFTYRRAESMRPDIQRLVDGFLDDMEGSGPPADLVRAYALPVPSLVICLLLGVPYADHEFFQHHSTIGLDRLASEEVKAAAGAAMFEYMTELVGRKEHEPGDDLMSRLVAEHVVPGHITRETAAVNAMILLQAGHETTASMVALGTLALLRHPDHLRRIRETDDRAVLARTVEELMRYLSIVHSLVDRVALEDLSIGGQLVGAGETLLMNLPAGNWDPQFTDRPELLDIDRNTQGHLGFGYGVHQCIGQNLARVELQVALGTLFRRLPDLRLAVPFENLTFRNNQEIYGIEELPVRW; encoded by the coding sequence ATGGCGCCGCACTCGAACGTCGACCACACGGACCTGCCCGTCATCCCCGCGCCGCGCGACCCAAGGTGTCCGCTCGCACCGCCGGACCAGTTCGGGAAGTGGCGGAAATCGACAGGCTTGCAACGGGTTTCGTGGCGCGGCGAACCGACGTGGGTGGTCAGCCGCTACCAGGACATCAGGGCCGCACTGGTGGACCCCCGGCTGAGTGCCGACACCCTGCCCGACTACTTGAAGCCGTCCACCGACAACGACAGTGCACCCGTGATCTTCCCGCGGGTCGACGACCCCGAACACAATCGGCTGCGCCGCATGATGACCAGGGATTTCACCTACCGGCGGGCCGAATCCATGCGTCCGGACATCCAGCGTCTGGTCGATGGTTTCCTCGACGACATGGAGGGCAGCGGTCCGCCGGCCGACCTGGTCCGCGCCTACGCGCTGCCGGTGCCGTCACTGGTGATCTGCCTCCTACTCGGCGTGCCCTATGCCGATCACGAGTTCTTCCAGCACCACAGCACGATCGGTTTGGACCGACTCGCCTCGGAGGAGGTCAAGGCCGCCGCGGGTGCGGCCATGTTCGAGTACATGACCGAGCTGGTCGGACGGAAGGAGCACGAGCCGGGTGACGACCTGATGAGCCGTCTGGTCGCGGAGCACGTGGTTCCCGGCCACATCACCCGGGAGACCGCGGCGGTAAACGCCATGATCCTGCTGCAGGCCGGCCATGAGACGACCGCCAGCATGGTCGCGCTCGGGACGCTGGCTCTGCTGCGGCATCCCGATCACCTGAGGCGGATCCGCGAGACCGACGACCGCGCCGTTCTCGCGCGTACCGTCGAGGAACTGATGCGCTACCTCAGCATCGTGCACAGCCTCGTCGACCGTGTCGCACTGGAGGACCTGTCGATCGGCGGGCAGCTGGTCGGCGCCGGGGAAACGTTGCTGATGAACCTGCCAGCGGGGAACTGGGATCCGCAGTTCACCGATCGCCCGGAGCTCCTCGACATCGACCGGAACACGCAGGGACACCTCGGCTTCGGATACGGCGTCCACCAGTGCATCGGCCAGAACCTCGCCCGCGTCGAACTGCAGGTGGCACTCGGCACGCTGTTTCGCCGCCTGCCCGACCTCCGGTTGGCCGTACCGTTCGAGAATCTGACGTTTCGCAACAACCAGGAGATCTACGGCATCGAGGAGCTCCCGGTGCGGTGGTGA
- a CDS encoding TetR/AcrR family transcriptional regulator has translation MANPDDRRPRADAARNVERILRAARAVYAELGPDAALDVVARHAGVGERTLYRHFPNKGDLVRAALEQAIAEDLTPVIDEARRAKDPLRGLTRLIEAAIALGAREHHILAAARRAGSLTDDVPAPLYDTLTDLTERAQRQGLVRADLVAAHDLPRIIAMLNSVLWTMDLPGDGWRRYVALIVDGISTTPPRRLPRVVPLRFEPRSDVWPG, from the coding sequence ATGGCGAACCCCGACGATCGGCGACCACGCGCTGACGCCGCACGGAACGTCGAGCGCATCCTCCGCGCCGCGCGTGCGGTCTACGCCGAACTCGGACCCGACGCCGCGCTCGACGTGGTCGCCCGGCACGCCGGGGTCGGTGAGCGCACCTTGTACCGGCACTTCCCCAACAAGGGCGACCTGGTGCGGGCGGCACTCGAGCAGGCGATCGCCGAAGATCTCACACCGGTCATCGACGAGGCCCGCCGCGCGAAGGATCCGCTGCGCGGTCTCACCCGGCTCATCGAAGCGGCGATCGCCCTCGGCGCGCGCGAACACCACATCCTGGCCGCGGCGCGCCGGGCGGGTTCCCTCACCGACGATGTGCCCGCGCCCCTCTACGACACGCTCACCGACCTCACCGAGCGAGCCCAGCGGCAAGGGCTGGTGCGCGCCGATCTGGTTGCCGCCCATGATCTCCCGCGCATCATCGCGATGCTCAACAGCGTGCTCTGGACGATGGATCTGCCCGGCGACGGATGGCGGCGCTATGTCGCGCTGATCGTCGACGGGATCTCGACCACCCCACCGCGCCGGCTGCCGAGGGTCGTGCCGTTGCGGTTCGAACCTCGGTCAGACGTCTGGCCGGGGTGA